AAGGCGCTGCAAACAAACCGCCGAAAACCAATCCGATAATCAATGGCCAGTGATCGGTTTCCATCAGGAGTGCAAACGTCGCCGCACTGGCTAATGTCAGAAAAAATTCCGCAAAATTGACCGAACCGATGGTTGTGCGCGGATCAGTGCCTGTCCCCACCAAGGTTGAGGTCACAATCGGTCCCCAGCCGCCACCACCCGCTGCATCCATGAATCCACCAAAACAGGCCAGTTTACCGATATGCTGAGGCGCGTCCTTACGGGCGCTCAGTTGCCGGAAAGCTTTACTGAGAATATAAACACCCAGCAGAACTAAGTAAGCGGATATGAAAGGCTTGAATAATGCGCTATTGACATGCGTAACTAATAACGCGCCCAAGATACCGCCCAATACACCCGGCACCAGTAAACGAGTGAACAATTGTTTATTGACATTACCGAATTTGGCATGCGCAATGCCTGAGACGCCCGTGGTAAATATCTCAGCGATATGCACACTGGCACTAGCGGCAGCCGGACTTGCACCGGAGGCTAATAAAAAAGTGGTTGCGGTGACGCCGTAAGCCATACCCAAAGCGCCATCGACTACTTGCGCAAGAAAACCAACGGCAACTGCACTCCAGAAAATCCTGCTATCGAGCGTGCTGCTAATAATCTGCCAGCTTTCCCCCAAATCCTGCGCAAGGAAAAAGCGAATGATCAAAAACGCGATCAGTAAAACTAATACAACTACTGCAAACCATACAGCAGCACGCAAAAAAGGATGTGCGTCCAAATGGGAAACAGTATCTTCGACAGGCGGCAATCCTAATTGCTGATGTTCCTCATTGACGGAATTGGATGTCAGATCAAGATTGCGTATTTTCATGAGCTTAGCTTTATTTAACCTTTAAAATGCGCTGCACTATAGCCGCACCCGAACATAATTTGAAATAATATTTAGTAATATGCTTATAGCAATAAGTTAGAGCTATCGCCGGGTGCAGTATCCGGCAGAAATGCGATTACAACCAAAGAATACGCCGGAATCGGATTGGAGTTTGTTTGAATCAGATAAAGGAAAAATCAGAAAAATACCAGAACAGCAATGAATCAATCGTTTCTACTACTATCACTGCTATCTTTAATCATATCGAGGGTATCGCTGGCATTTGGCCAAGTGCTGAACGGAAACGGGCGTTGCTCACTATTAAAAGTCAGGAAGTTAATGATCTGATGAATATAGATGCTTAGACGCTGACTGAATCCAAGTAAAAATTCATTCGTTTTTCCGGTTAGTATTAACGTGGCAAATTGGAAAAACAAGATACCAATGACCAATGAATTAGAAAATCCGTAAATGAACATGAAGAAAAGCATAAAAAGTCCACGCTGCCAGTTTTCTCTTTTCTGAATTCTTTGTTTAATCTCTTCATTCATTTTATTTTTCCGTAATTTGATGCAGTCACATTACGCGATCTGCATATAGGAAAACAAGAATACCACTATGCTGGATTTGCTTGAGTTGAATCAGATAATGCTATTTTTTCGCTTATATGCGAACCGATTTCCAGTAGTTGGATTGCCAGTAAACATGGTCCAACCGGGATATTGTGACACCTTTCTTTTCGGAGGCATGCAGAAATTTATTTTTTTCCAAATAGATTCCAACATGATTTGAACTCGGACCCGTTTTGAAAAATATCAGATCACCCGCTCTTAAATCGTTTTTCCTGATTTCTTTCCCAACCATCATCTGCATTCTGGTTGTTCTAGGCAGATGCATTCCAAGTTTTGATTTGAATGTCAGATGCACGAAACCTGAACAATCGATTCCGCGCTGACTCATTCCGCCACGCTGATACCGCACCCCTTGCCACTCATTAAATTGGGAATAGAGTGCTTTCTTAATGTGACCGGAATCTGTTGATTTATTGACTGGTGGGCGCGAGCCCTGTTTTACCGAAGGTTTTTCCTGAAGGGATCCACAACTCACCAAGAAGCTGATGCCAATAAATATAATAAGCCGAGAAATAATCCTTTTCATTGATAAGTCGCTTTACTCTATAACCAATTAAAAGTAAGTTCTTACAGCGATTATACGCGATTACCGTGCGATCCCATACTTGATATTTTTGACAAAACAGACCTTGCCATATCTTTTAATGATACAACTTCATTGACGCCACCTGCTGCGATTGCTTCTTTCGGCATCCCAAAAACAACACAACTGGCTTCATCTTGGGCGAAATTATAAGCGCCTGACTTCTGCATTTCAAGCATTCCGGCCGCACCATCTTTTCCCATGCCCGTGAGAATCACACCGATAGCATTTTTGCCTGCACAATTTGCAACCGAAC
The DNA window shown above is from Nitrosomonas sp. Is35 and carries:
- a CDS encoding NlpC/P60 family protein, translated to MKRIISRLIIFIGISFLVSCGSLQEKPSVKQGSRPPVNKSTDSGHIKKALYSQFNEWQGVRYQRGGMSQRGIDCSGFVHLTFKSKLGMHLPRTTRMQMMVGKEIRKNDLRAGDLIFFKTGPSSNHVGIYLEKNKFLHASEKKGVTISRLDHVYWQSNYWKSVRI
- a CDS encoding DUF4389 domain-containing protein, encoding MNEEIKQRIQKRENWQRGLFMLFFMFIYGFSNSLVIGILFFQFATLILTGKTNEFLLGFSQRLSIYIHQIINFLTFNSEQRPFPFSTWPNASDTLDMIKDSSDSSRND
- a CDS encoding sulfite exporter TauE/SafE family protein; the protein is MKIRNLDLTSNSVNEEHQQLGLPPVEDTVSHLDAHPFLRAAVWFAVVVLVLLIAFLIIRFFLAQDLGESWQIISSTLDSRIFWSAVAVGFLAQVVDGALGMAYGVTATTFLLASGASPAAASASVHIAEIFTTGVSGIAHAKFGNVNKQLFTRLLVPGVLGGILGALLVTHVNSALFKPFISAYLVLLGVYILSKAFRQLSARKDAPQHIGKLACFGGFMDAAGGGGWGPIVTSTLVGTGTDPRTTIGSVNFAEFFLTLASAATFALLMETDHWPLIIGLVFGGLFAAPFAAYLCKKFHARTLLILVGILIITISCFNLYKALITL